One window of Rhinolophus ferrumequinum isolate MPI-CBG mRhiFer1 chromosome 26, mRhiFer1_v1.p, whole genome shotgun sequence genomic DNA carries:
- the TAS2R60 gene encoding taste receptor type 2 member 60: MSGDDMVSEVTVMDKRVVILFIVVFLLCLVAVVGNGFIIVALGMEWWRRRMLSPCDQLLVSLGVSRFCLQWVVISKSTYVFLYPKVFLYNPVLQFLALQWDFWNTATLWFCSWLSVFYCVKIVTLTHPVFLWLKRKLSGLVPWMLLSSVGFSSLSTIVFCIGNQSTYQNYLRRGLQSWNVTGGAVGRTHEKFFFPLKIVTWTIPTIVFLAGMVLLITSLGRHAKKTFLSISGARDPRSQAHIKALLALTSFTILFTYSFLSLMLKATGVFPSRELKYGVWQAGIYLCTAVHPIILLVSNPRLRAVLVRGCSLRRAGAS, translated from the coding sequence ATGAGTGGGGATGACATGGTTTCAGAAGTTACGGTGATGGATAAGAGAGTCGTCATCTTGTTTATCGTTGTATTCCTTTTGTGCCTGGTGGCAGTGGTCGGGAACGGCTTCATTATTGTAGCACTGGGCATGGAGTGGTGGCGACGCAGAATGTTGTCACCTTGCGATCAGTTGTTGGTCAGCCTGGGGGTCTCTCGCTTCTGTCTGCAGTGGGTGGTGATCAGTAAGAGCACTTATGTCTTCCTGTATCCAAAGGTCTTCCTGTACAACCCTGTACTCCAGTTCCTAGCCTTGCAGTGGGACTTCTGGAACACTGCCACCTTATGGTTTTGCAGCTGGCTCAGTGTCTTCTATTGCGTGAAAATTGTAACCCTCACTCACCCTGTCTTCCTCTGGCTAAAGCGGAAGTTGTCTGGCTTGGTTCCATGGATGCTGCTCAGCTCTGTGGGGTTCTCTAGCTTGAGCACCATCGTGTTTTGCATAGGCAACCAAAGCACATATCAGAACTATTTACGGAGAGGTCTGCAGTCGTGGAATGTCACTGGGGGTGCTGTCGGGAGAACACATGAGAAATTCTTTTTCCCTCTAAAAATTGTTACCTGGACAATCCCTACCATTGTCTTCCTCGCTGGCATGGTTTTGCTCATCACATCTCTGGGAAGACACGCCAAGAAGACCTTCCTGTCCATCTCTGGCGCTCGCGATCCCCGTTCTCAGGCACACATCAAGGCTCTCCTGGCTCTTACCTCCTTTACCATCCTCTTCACCTACTCTTTTCTGTCACTGATGCTCAAAGCTACAGGTGTTTTCCCATCTCGGGAATTGAAGTACGGGGTGTGGCAGGCAGGCATTTATCTGTGCACAGCGGTCCACCCCATCATTCTACTCGTGAGCAACCCCAGGCTGAGAGCTGTGCTGGTGAGGGGCTGCTCCTTACGGCGGGCGGGGGCATCTTGA